Genomic DNA from Burkholderia vietnamiensis LMG 10929:
CGTCCACCAATCGGCGAGGCGCTGTTTGGCCTTGCTGACGTTCCGAACGAGGTCAAGGCGCTCGCGGAGCATCGGTTTGGCTCACCGCTGAGGCTGGGCACGCCGCGCGAAAACGGTGGCCCCTATCGGGGTGAGGTCTTCAACACGGAGCGCTATCTAATCCAGCAGGTCGCGACACGCAGTGTCGTGTTCCACCGCAAAGATCGAATGACATTTGTGTCTGACCGTCTGAAATGGATGGATGAAAACTCCCGTTTGAATGGATCCGAGTTGCAAGTGGGCTATGACGGCGATCAGGCGAAGGTTTATCCGTGGGACCGGGCGCGCGATCTGCTGGAACGTATGGTCGGTTCACTGAAGAAGTCGGTCCGTGAGTTGAACTACAGCCCCAATCTTGAGGCGATGCTCGATCAGTTGCAGGCGAGATCCTGGACGCGCATCCGTGAAGCGCGTGCGGCCGCACTCGAGAAGTCGCGGGAACATGATGTGTCTCGCAAAGCCGGTTCAATGCCTGACCGATAAGGCATACCAGCATCGAGCCGACATTCAACGTCGATCTTTAGAATGCGAGGTGCCACATGGCTCTGAGGACTTTCGCGAACGACGCCGATCCAGTTATCAACGTGATCGAACAGGATTTGACGGCCAGCGGTGGAGGACCGGCTGCGTTGGACGAACGCCAGGGCAGGCTGGAATCAGCTGCGCTAGCAGCCGTATCGGCCCGGCGCAGACGTGAGTTTGATGCCGCCCGGGCGAGATTGCGGGAGCAAGCGATCCGCGACGATGCGACCACACGGTCGAGGGCTCAGACTCGCCCGCCGAGCGGGACTCAGGCCGACATGAGTTTGACGAGTGCGCCGCTTGACCAGTTGCCCGAACGTGTGCGCAAGCGTTACCTGCGCGCGGGCAACCAGTATTTCCTAAAGGAGGCGCCGTATCAGCTTGCATTTGAAGATTTAGGGTCATACCTCGTAACTGAGCACAACCGGCCGGATGTGGTCGAGTCGATGATTGACATGGCGCATGCAAAATCGTGGCGGCGCATTCGTGTGTCGGGCCACGAAATGTTTCGTAGCGAGGCGTGGTTCCAGGGCACGCTGCTCGGCATTGACGTGAACGGCTACGCGCCCAAAGCGGCAGATCTGGCGCGCCTGACGGAGGCGCGGCAAGCGCGGTTGGACAACCGCATCGAGGTGGTCGAGCAAATCGACGCGCCGACGGCCGCGAGCGCGGCGGCTCGTACAGATAATCCGCCTGTGATTTCAACTGTACCCCGAGCCGGCGTAGGCACGAATAGCGACCGAAAATCTCCATCCACATCGGTCCTTGCGTCGATGTCTGAACTGCCTATTCGCGATGGCGGCCGTACCGCTGAAAACGACGAGGCCGATATCCCTCGGAAATACGTCGGAGAGCTGCTCGAGCATGGCGCGGCCCCATATCAGCACAATCCCGCGCGCAGCGGCTCGTACTACGTGGTATTTCGCGACGAGGCGGCCGTCGATCAGGTCGTGTGGGGTGTCGATCTCGAGCGTGCGGTGCGGGAGGCGAATGCCCAGATCGGGCAGCAGGTGACACTCGAAAATCTCGGCAAACGCCTCGTCACCGTGCGATTGCCGATTTTGAATGACGAAGGGAGCGTGATAGGTGAAGAGGAGAAGCTCGTTCATCGAAATACTTGGCAGGTAGAGAGCGTGCAGCGGGACCATGACGTTGCAGTCTCGAACAAGCCGGACTATCCGCAGGTTGAGCAAGCTGGATCTACAGATTCACTCGGTGTTCCAGTCGACGAGACAGCACCGCACAATATCCGCGATGCGCGCTATTGGTCCAGGCAACGGGCATTGCATGTAGCCGTGCTCACGGCGGCCATGCGAGAACAGGGTTTTAGCGAGCGCTCCGTTACCCGAGTTCGGCAGCACGCTGAACGCATGCTCGAGGCATTGCGGCGCGAGGGCATTCCGGTGCCTACGCCGAAAGTATTCGATCCGAACGCGCCGTCGGGCCGGGATCGGCGTAAGCATCAGGTGCCGGAGCGCATGCCTGCCAGCGAGCTCGAGCGCACACCAGCCGAGCCGCCGCAATCAGCACCGTCTCGCTGAGGCTAGTCGTGGTCGTGCGCGAGCGCTTGTGCGTCGAACTCGGGGAAATCAGGGTGCGCTGGGAATACTGGTGTGCTCGCCGAGGTGTGACGGCGGGCGAGGGCGTGCGTCAGTTGATCGCAACGGCTGTACGTGACAATGCGGCAGACGGATCCGGCACGACCATATGGCGCTTGCCTCGACCGGTGGTTGGAGAGCCGCGTCATCGCATCGAAATCCGACTGACCAATGCGGAGCTGAATGCGGTCGAGCGGTGCGCCGCAGCAATAGGTCTGCGCAGTAATCGCTGGATCGTGTCGTTGGTTCGGGCGCAATTGACCCGGGAACCGCAATTGGGCGTGTCCGAATTGAATGCGCTCTCCATATCGAACCAACGACTTGCTGAGATCAGCCGTTTGTTGGGCGAACTTGCACGTGCCGACGAAAACGAACTTGTGCGTCGAGATCTGGTGTCCGAATCGGCAGAATTGCAAAAGCGTATTGACGAACACCTGCGTACGGCAGCTGCGATCATGCGCGCGAACCTCGATCGATGGAGCCGCTGACATGTCATATCCGAAAATCTACATCGATGCGATGCTCGTGAACTGGGGCGACCGCCTGTTTCATGATCCGCTGCGACATGCGCAGGCATCGCGACTCTCACATGTGGGCATTCGCGACGCTGCCGCTCGCATGCGTGCGCAGATCGCCCGCACGCTCAGACGCGCTCCGGAAGTCATGGTCAAGATTACCAACCAGGCGGCGAGTGCACAGGGCATGGGAGCTGTACGTCGACATCTGCGCTATATCTCTCGCAACGGCCGGATCGAACTGGAGGATCAAAACGGTGCCTGTATTGAAGGCAAGGATGCGCTAAGCGATCTCGCGAAGACCTGGCAATTCGGCGGTTGGGGTATCCCCGAGGCCAGCACGCGCCGCGAGACTTTCAACATCCTGCTGTCGATGCCACCCGGAACGGATCGGAAGGCAGTTCGCGATGCGGCTCGGGATTTCGCGGCGCTTGAGTTCGGTGATGGCCGGGCGTACGTTTTCGCTGCGCACAATGACGAAGCTCATCCGCACGTGCATCTGAGCGTACAGGTACGTGGTCCGAATGGGCATCGTCTGAATCCACGCCATAAGGATCTTCAGCGATGGCGGGAGCGTTTTGCGGAGAAACTGCGTCAGCACGGTGTCGAGGCGAATGCGACGCCTCGACGTGTGCGCGGCGTGACGCAGCGCTACCCGAAGCAGCCCGTCGTCCATATGGTCGAGCGTGGAGAAATGCCGAGGTACTGGAGATCGATGCCGACCGATGCTCAGCGCGATGCAGTATGGGTCGCGCAAGGTGGCGCATTTACCGCCTGGCGATCAATGGCCTATGCAATGGCGAGGTCGGGTGTCCGTGAGGATCGGGCAATGGCCGTTGAGATGGCGTACTTCGTCGGGTCCATGCCGGTGCAACGAGATCGAACAATGGCAGGGCGTGCGAGGCGCGAGATGCCGGATCGACAGATGCCAGATACTGTCGAGCGTTCCGGTGGCGCCAGGCACGATGTGGAACGCTAATGGCCAGAGCGCATGATGGCTGTCGTTATCATGGTGCGACTCGGCAGCAATCATATTTACAAGCCGAGTCCCGGATGTTTGGAAACTTGGTGCCTGGTTGGGTACGCGGCCCGTTGTCCCCACATGCGAAGCGGTCTTCTACGCTGGCCTGCGGATGATCCGTCGGCCCTTGGTTGCCGGTAATCTCGAACAGTGCCCAGTCTTGCCCGTTGTGTTGCGACTTGAGCCCACAGTTTCGAGCCGCTAGGCTCATTCCCGATCGGAAAGCCATGCTGGCCCGGCCTTGAATGTCGCGACGAGCAGAAACAGGAATGTGATCGCGAGAAGCGGGATGCCGTAGATCGCCACCGGGAAAAACAGCACGAGCTGCAGGACCGATCCGGGAACACCGTACATCAGCGCTGTGTTTCTGATGTTTTCGTACATCAATCGGATGACTGCCGCAAGCCCCATTGCTATGAGCACGAGACCCGCCCTTGTTGGTTCGTGATGCAGTAGTGCGAATCCCCATCCGACATATCCCCACCATATGAGATTGATACCGACTGCGGCAAGCCAAAACCCACGCGCCGTGAAGAAACTGTAACCGTACCGGTGTCGCGAGTGACGATCAAAAAGCTGAATGCTTTTTGCAATCGCGATGACGGTACCAAGGATGATCGCGAGTTTGAGATATTCCACGGAACGTTCCTCCAGAGTGTGGCGCCTGATCGGGGCGCCTCCTTTGGCGACATGAACGGCTCCTCAGCGAAATGTGACGAGTCGGTTGCCCTGCCTTCCAATATAGACGGACAGACCGAGAGCAGAAAGTTTGGACATCTGAAATATCAGCGAGTCATATTTCTGCGAATCTCCGTATGTGGAAGAGAACAGGTCTTGCTATGAGCGAAACTGTGGACGAATGCGAAGAACATTGGAGCTCTTGGTAGCGCGCGCTGCAGGCGTTGATCTAGATGGCACGCGCAACATCGGACCAGCCTTGGTTTTCGAGGAGCGTCGCAATGGCGTCAAAAACCGGCGCAAGCCTATCCTGCCATGCCTCGATTCCCGTGTTGTTTTCTATACCGCGTGTGACTTTCTGGCGCTCAATGTGTAAGCCATGTACAACGCGAATTCGCATCCATGTAATTGCAGTGCGCGCCGCGTTTGACGTAGTGATGCGAAGAAGCAATCGGCACACGAGCGCCCGATCAATCCCTGTCGAGATAGACGCAGAGGTGCCGAGGACGTCCTGCAGTGCCCAGTGAGTGGATGGTGCGCTCGGCGTATCGCGCATGTCGTGCGGGTGATACTTTTGTTTGATCCGCAGTCCCACCGCGATGAAAATTATCGCGAAGCGCACTCGCGTGTATGGCATATGCGTGGCAATGGCGGGTCGAGACGGGTGAGCGTCGCGTTCGTGTACCTGAGACATGAGTTGCGTCGTGGCGTATCTTCGGTGCGAATCCGCGAGCGCATTATGTTCACCGCGATTACGCTGGTGTGCACGAGTGGGAGAGCAGGTGAAAGGCCCGTGAAAATCGAGGACCGCTTTGGCAATCGGCAAAAAATATTTCTCGTTCCGTCAATGTCATCTGCATTCCGATGTATTCCGTCGTCGTCGAAGCACGCACGAAGCAGGTGTTGACGGCGAGTGAGTGTGTGCGCAATATGGAGCGAAGCTTGTGTATCGGAGTGAGTCATGTCAGACGTCAGGAACTTCACGCGAGGGCAGTGGGAAGCGTTTGGACGCAGACTGAATGCGCTGCCGGAAAAGGCGAAACACGACCAGCCGGTCAAGGTGGGCGATGGCGTGAAATCCATATGGACACAGATCGTTGCGGCGCGGGAGAAGGGATACACGATGCCTGAGCTGATCGAGCAGGCCGCGCAGGAGGGCATTGACGTGAGTCTCAATTCCTTGAGATATGCGATGCGTTGCGCTGACGGAAGGGGGCGAATGCGGCGGGGTAGTCGGGACGCGTCGCGGGAGCCGGTGACACCGCCACCGAGGGGCAGGAAGTCCGCCCAAGCCGAAGCGCCACTTGAGGAGCCGCTACGCGCCGGAATACACCCAAAGGGAGACAAGGAGGTGACCAAACCGGAGCAACAGGTACAGGGCTTTCTCGGGTTCCCGATCAGCTCCGATACCGAGAACTTGTAGAGGTTACGCATGGCGACGGAAAATCCCCCTATCTATATGGTCGGCGGCAGCAAGGGCGGTGTTGGTAAGAGTTTCGTGACGCTGGCGCTGGTCGATTATCTTCGACGCACGGAGGTCAATGTCGTGCTGGTAGAAACGGACACGTCCAACCCCGATGTCATGAAGGCGGTCCACGACGAGATCGTATGCGGGTCGTGTGATCTGGACGACGTTAGCGGCTGGATTGACTTCGTCAATTTTTGCGATGCGCACCGGGATGCGACGGTTGTCGTCAACACGGCGGCTCGGAGCCAGGCGGGCGTTGCGCAGTACGGCGGGACGCTCGCCAGCACACTTGATGAACTGGCCCGGCGTCTCGTTGTGTTGTGGGTCATCAACCGGCAGCGCGACAGCCTTGAATTGCTTCTCAGGTTCGGTGCGACGTTTCCGAATGCGCTCACGCACGTCGTACGCAACGGCTATTTTGGGCCGCCCGAGAAATTCACTCTGTACCGGGATTCGCAATTGAGAAAGGCGGTCGAGGCTCAGGGCCAGTCACTGGATTTTCCCGATCTTGCCGATCGCGTCGCGGACGAACTGCGCAGCCAGCGTCTGTCGGTACACAAGGCGGCGGAAACGATGCATATTGGCGAGCGGGCGGAACTGCTGCGCTGGCGCGCAGTGTGCAGCACGATGTTCGCCAGGGTGACGACTCATGCGTAAGAGGCGGGCTGGGTCGCCTGACGCGCTTGCCCGCCTGTTTCTCGAGGCCACGGGCGAATTGCCCGATGACGGTAGTCTGCTGCGGATGCGCCGGGTTTCCGGTGCGTTGAACCTGCGGGACAACGATGCTCTGTGGTCAATGATCGTGGCGCTTGAATACTACGCACGGCTGTACGAGGCGATGCCTGATCGTATCCGCAGGGCCGGGGAAGGAGGTTTCGACGCTGTGCGTCGAGAAGTCGATGAGGCGACCGGGGCCTTGATGCGCCAGCACCGCGACGCGCTCGCGCGCTGCAAGGCGACGATCCAGCTGGCGGAGGACATGACGCGTGAGCACGAAGCGGGGTATCGGGCTGCGCTCGCCTCGCTCAATGAGGCATCAATAGTCGCGTTCGCCGACCGGCTGGCCAACCGGGCTGCGAAGATCGCAGGCAACCGAATGGTCGGCGCAGTCGCTGTGGCGGCGCGGGATCAGCGGGCGCGAATGGATGAGGCGGTGGGCGTGTTGGGGAGCGCGATGGCCGATGCCCTGAAACGGATACAGACGGGTATCGAGTTGACTGAACGGCGTTTGACCCGCGCGCTGGCTCGCCTGCTGTTCGCCGCGGCCAGCCTTTTTGTGACGTTTCTCGCTGTCGCATTCTGGCTAGGTGAGCATGTCCGATGAACAGTATCGGGTTCGGCTCTTGGGTGGGAGTTTGCCCGATCGTCGCGGCACCCGTGTCGCGCGCGGCCTTCCTGTCATGGCGCGCCAGCCCGCACTCGATAGCGAGGTCGGCTTGCGAGTCGACGATGATGAACGCACCGGCTTCGCCCATTTGCTGCGTGCTCCATGCTGGTGTGTGCATTTCGGCCACCCGAATCGCAGCGGTGACGATGTCCAGTTCGGTTTCGATCCGTTCGCATTCCTCCCGGGCATTTCGTCGTCCTCCGACAGCGCGTCGTACTGGTCCCGCAAGCTTGTCCTGCGGGGCGGTCAGGACATTCATTTCGCATTGCTCGTCTCCGGTACACGGGGGCGCAGTCGGAGCGAGCCTGTCGTAGTGGTTCAGTTCGAGTACGTCACGCTCGATGCGCATTTCGGTCCAGTTCCACGCTCGGCACGAATGTCCCCTGCTACCGTTTCGAGTTTTTCGCCCCGAAGACGTTGCAAGTGCTGTGTCAACGATGAATCCGGTGTTTTCAGCGTCGCTGAACAGGTCCCGCCGGACAAGGCCGTCCACAGTCTGGTAGGCGGCAGCGGCTGCGTGCGCGTATTGAGTGGTGAGCGTCGGAGGCTGGAATACGGTACGGTCACGATGGCTTGTTCGTTGCCGAAGTAGGTTTCGAGCATGGCGGTCGATTGGGCAGCGCCAGGATCGGAGGTTTCGGTTTCGGTTTATGCGGCTGACTCTAGAAAATGGAAGGAAACGTTCCGGGTCGCGCTTCTTCCTGAACCTGTTAGGACATGGCCCGGATAGGACGTCTGACAGATTGGGACGCTTGAGGCGACATGGCGTCGCCCCAAGCGCTTACGCCTTCATTTGGCGCATGGCGTCGGCCAGCATCCAGAGGGCGCGATTGAGCTTCACGTTCTGATCGATGCCTGTGACGGGGCGGGTGGACATTGCCCGGCCGGTTCGCGAGCGCCCGTGCAGCCCGCCTTTGGTGAGGTTTTCCTGCACCCGGTTGAACACCGTCCAGAGATCGTCGCGGCGATCCTCGAAACGGCGCGGGGCAAGCAATTGGCTCTCGGTGACAGGGGAGGGGGCCTCCGTGTCAGTCGGGTCGTAGCGCAGTGCAAGGGCGGAACGGGCGAACGCGTGCTGTTCAGCGCGGTCCAGTTCGACGCCGCGCATGCTGTCGGTCTGCTCGCGGATCAGGTCGAAGGTGTCGAGCACGTCGAACGCGCCATCGATGACGTTCCGTGCGATGTTGCCTTTGTGTGGTATGCGGATATCGCGCACGCTGTCGCCAGCGACCATGCCGTTCTGGCAGACGAAACGCAGCACACCAGCCAGCATCTGGTAGCTGCTCGTGCCGTCGTGCGAGTTCAGCAGCACGACCTCGTTGGCTTCTTCCCCGACGATCTGGGTGGCGTGACGAAGCCGGAGCATGTGTTTCGTGTACTCGCGCTTGCCTGGATCACGCACGCGGCTCTGGCAGACCATGAACGGCTGGAAGCCTTCATTGCGCAGACCGCGCAGCACATCGAT
This window encodes:
- a CDS encoding LPD7 domain-containing protein, producing the protein MALRTFANDADPVINVIEQDLTASGGGPAALDERQGRLESAALAAVSARRRREFDAARARLREQAIRDDATTRSRAQTRPPSGTQADMSLTSAPLDQLPERVRKRYLRAGNQYFLKEAPYQLAFEDLGSYLVTEHNRPDVVESMIDMAHAKSWRRIRVSGHEMFRSEAWFQGTLLGIDVNGYAPKAADLARLTEARQARLDNRIEVVEQIDAPTAASAAARTDNPPVISTVPRAGVGTNSDRKSPSTSVLASMSELPIRDGGRTAENDEADIPRKYVGELLEHGAAPYQHNPARSGSYYVVFRDEAAVDQVVWGVDLERAVREANAQIGQQVTLENLGKRLVTVRLPILNDEGSVIGEEEKLVHRNTWQVESVQRDHDVAVSNKPDYPQVEQAGSTDSLGVPVDETAPHNIRDARYWSRQRALHVAVLTAAMREQGFSERSVTRVRQHAERMLEALRREGIPVPTPKVFDPNAPSGRDRRKHQVPERMPASELERTPAEPPQSAPSR
- a CDS encoding plasmid stabilization protein; the encoded protein is MVVRERLCVELGEIRVRWEYWCARRGVTAGEGVRQLIATAVRDNAADGSGTTIWRLPRPVVGEPRHRIEIRLTNAELNAVERCAAAIGLRSNRWIVSLVRAQLTREPQLGVSELNALSISNQRLAEISRLLGELARADENELVRRDLVSESAELQKRIDEHLRTAAAIMRANLDRWSR
- a CDS encoding relaxase/mobilization nuclease domain-containing protein produces the protein MSYPKIYIDAMLVNWGDRLFHDPLRHAQASRLSHVGIRDAAARMRAQIARTLRRAPEVMVKITNQAASAQGMGAVRRHLRYISRNGRIELEDQNGACIEGKDALSDLAKTWQFGGWGIPEASTRRETFNILLSMPPGTDRKAVRDAARDFAALEFGDGRAYVFAAHNDEAHPHVHLSVQVRGPNGHRLNPRHKDLQRWRERFAEKLRQHGVEANATPRRVRGVTQRYPKQPVVHMVERGEMPRYWRSMPTDAQRDAVWVAQGGAFTAWRSMAYAMARSGVREDRAMAVEMAYFVGSMPVQRDRTMAGRARREMPDRQMPDTVERSGGARHDVER
- a CDS encoding protein mobD gives rise to the protein MATENPPIYMVGGSKGGVGKSFVTLALVDYLRRTEVNVVLVETDTSNPDVMKAVHDEIVCGSCDLDDVSGWIDFVNFCDAHRDATVVVNTAARSQAGVAQYGGTLASTLDELARRLVVLWVINRQRDSLELLLRFGATFPNALTHVVRNGYFGPPEKFTLYRDSQLRKAVEAQGQSLDFPDLADRVADELRSQRLSVHKAAETMHIGERAELLRWRAVCSTMFARVTTHA
- a CDS encoding DUF932 domain-containing protein, whose protein sequence is MQLASSFRYGSPILRADSPLSDDQIRSVAPSIFADGKHASRSARYTYIPTIDVLRGLRNEGFQPFMVCQSRVRDPGKREYTKHMLRLRHATQIVGEEANEVVLLNSHDGTSSYQMLAGVLRFVCQNGMVAGDSVRDIRIPHKGNIARNVIDGAFDVLDTFDLIREQTDSMRGVELDRAEQHAFARSALALRYDPTDTEAPSPVTESQLLAPRRFEDRRDDLWTVFNRVQENLTKGGLHGRSRTGRAMSTRPVTGIDQNVKLNRALWMLADAMRQMKA